A single window of Oxyura jamaicensis isolate SHBP4307 breed ruddy duck chromosome 3, BPBGC_Ojam_1.0, whole genome shotgun sequence DNA harbors:
- the SLC66A3 gene encoding solute carrier family 66 member 3, which yields MAPTLLELAHWSTWAVCAVLKLPQLVAVLAAGSARGVSLGSLLLELAGFLVFLRYQIYYSYPLQTYLEYPIIIAQDAVLLLFVLRFNGNMKRALLYAVMFWGGWYVLTLRKWIIDLAMNLCTLISAASKLAQLRCLWQTKDSGQVSALTWSMSAYTCATRIFTTVMTTNDLSVLIRFITMLILNIWVTVTILRYRKTKKTD from the exons ATGGCCCCGACGCTGCTGGAGCTGGCGCACTGGAGCACCTGGGCGGTGTGCGCCGTGCTCAAGCTGCCGCAGCTGGTCGCGGTGCTGGCGGCCGGCTCGGCGAGGGGGGTCAGCCTCGGCAGCCTCCTGCTCGAGCTGGCCGG CTTCCTTGTGTTTCTGAGGTACCAGATTTATTACAGTTACCCTCTGCAGACATACCTGGAATATCCCATCATCATTGCACAAG ATGCCGTActccttttgtttgttctgcGTTTCAATGGAAACATGAAACGAGCTTTGCTCTATGCAGTCAT GTTTTGGGGAGGCTGGTATGTGCTAACGCTGAGGAAGTGGATAATAGACCTGGCCATG AATTTGTGCACGCTCATCAGTGCGGCAAGTAAGCTGGCTCAGCTGCGGTGTCTCTGGCAGACAAAAGATTCTGGACAAGTGAGCGCCTTGACCTGGAGCATGTCTGCATACACCTGTGCAA CAAGAATATTTACAACTGTAATGACTACAAATGATCTCTCAG ttCTCATCCGTTTCATAACCATGCTCATTCTCAATATTTGGGTCACAGTCACAATTCTGCGCTacaggaaaaccaaaaagaCTGACTAG